A single region of the Desulfobaculum xiamenense genome encodes:
- a CDS encoding SlyX family protein, protein MERTYEDRIIKLESDVALNLKVIDDLNDVIAAQQKQIDMLERRLDLVVSKLASIDMESGGGPADEVPPHY, encoded by the coding sequence ATGGAAAGAACGTACGAGGATCGGATTATCAAGCTCGAAAGCGATGTGGCGCTCAACCTCAAGGTCATCGACGACCTCAACGACGTCATTGCCGCGCAGCAGAAGCAGATCGACATGCTTGAGCGCCGGCTCGACCTCGTGGTGAGCAAGCTCGCGTCCATCGACATGGAGTCCGGAGGCGGGCCCGCAGACGAGGTCCCGCCCCACTACTAG
- a CDS encoding acylphosphatase: MMVRSLQCVVTGKVQGVMFRSWVHDQARNLGVNGWIRNLADGTVEVLAQGDEESINTLKRRLLAGPPLSRVDNVQCKWIDYDKEHQGFQIRS; encoded by the coding sequence ATGATGGTTCGCAGCCTGCAATGCGTCGTCACGGGCAAAGTTCAGGGCGTGATGTTCCGGAGCTGGGTCCATGACCAGGCTCGCAACCTCGGCGTCAACGGATGGATCCGCAATCTGGCGGACGGCACCGTCGAGGTGCTGGCGCAAGGGGACGAAGAGTCCATCAACACGCTCAAGCGCCGCCTTTTGGCCGGGCCGCCCCTCTCACGGGTTGACAACGTGCAGTGCAAATGGATCGATTACGACAAGGAACATCAGGGGTTCCAGATCCGATCCTGA
- the holA gene encoding DNA polymerase III subunit delta, whose protein sequence is MPRPGFSFLLCPDAELLRQQIETLVETHGEGTTWFRRVYWADDGDLPGAFWQDLTIPDLMGTSRLVVVRRANAFLVDGWNRLTSTLSSFSSHIWPIFCLEAGLDKQGNPKAPATLTKQKYWAVAEKRGWVWSSAGLTRSTLPGFIKRHAARNGVTIQPDALNALSDLLPLDALGARNELDKLILAAGDSGRVDASMLSIVAAETDMDVFEFISTLFSGGSPEKVWKKVFDNRLVSSTDSILFSFLALLQREARILWELAHGDQPSAYVPRGALSAKTKMARSLGATRLARIWDLSLEAEFGIKSGQRTPEQAFEALVGGLYGVFRDANPTGMR, encoded by the coding sequence ATGCCCCGCCCCGGATTCTCCTTCCTCCTCTGCCCCGACGCGGAACTCCTGCGCCAGCAGATCGAAACCCTCGTGGAAACCCACGGCGAGGGGACCACATGGTTCCGCCGCGTCTACTGGGCCGACGACGGCGACCTCCCCGGCGCGTTCTGGCAGGACCTGACCATCCCGGACCTCATGGGCACCTCGCGGCTAGTGGTGGTGCGCCGGGCCAACGCCTTCCTCGTGGACGGCTGGAACCGGCTGACCTCCACCCTGTCGAGCTTCAGCTCCCACATTTGGCCCATCTTCTGCCTCGAAGCCGGGCTGGACAAGCAGGGCAACCCCAAGGCTCCGGCCACGCTGACCAAGCAGAAGTACTGGGCCGTGGCCGAAAAGCGCGGCTGGGTCTGGAGCTCTGCGGGCCTGACCCGCTCCACCCTCCCCGGCTTCATCAAGCGCCACGCCGCCAGAAACGGCGTGACCATCCAGCCCGACGCGCTCAACGCCCTGTCCGACCTGCTTCCGCTGGACGCCCTCGGCGCGCGAAACGAACTCGACAAGCTCATCCTCGCCGCCGGGGACTCGGGCCGCGTGGACGCGTCCATGCTGTCCATCGTCGCGGCGGAGACGGACATGGATGTCTTCGAATTCATCTCCACCCTGTTCTCCGGCGGATCGCCGGAAAAGGTGTGGAAGAAGGTCTTCGACAACCGGCTCGTCAGCTCCACCGACAGCATCCTCTTTTCCTTCCTCGCCCTGCTGCAACGCGAGGCACGCATCCTGTGGGAGTTGGCCCACGGCGACCAGCCCTCGGCCTACGTGCCCCGTGGCGCACTCTCCGCCAAGACGAAGATGGCCCGCAGCCTCGGCGCGACGCGACTCGCCCGCATCTGGGACCTCTCGCTCGAAGCCGAGTTCGGCATCAAGTCCGGCCAGCGCACGCCGGAGCAGGCCTTCGAGGCCCTCGTCGGCGGTCTGTATGGCGTTTTTCGGGATGCAAATCCTACCGGAATGAGATAA
- a CDS encoding DUF3536 domain-containing protein, translated as MDRHLCIHGHFYQPPREDPWLRTTLPEGSAAPGLNWNERIGRESYAPLAWARVLGEAGRIRDIVNVYEYLSFNFGPTLFTWMERNDPDTYARIIEADAQARRRIGFGGALAQICHHVIMPLASNDDKKIETAWAVQDFEARFGRHPDGLWLSETAVDTPTLEVLAQAGIAFTVLAPRQAAAVAPLGADQWRDVDEGSLDISRPYRVELPSGRSISVFFYHGGLSQAVAFEQLLRDGDAFWTRIRGASMPGLLSLATDGETYGHHFTFGEMALAFMLMKAEADPEITLTNYSAHLAAHPPIERVRLREPSSWSCVHGVERWRADCGCHTGGHPRWNQKWRAPLRRAQDGLRSHIHAHFMHAGPDVFTDAFSTLSAYGSVRYGKTVPQDFAAEHFRPGLDATGQRRAWDLLEMEQWSLASLASCAWFFDDLDRIEPLNAMTYALRALELARATGLADDPEPAYLNELGQAIANGPPPLSGAELYAKRVLPRMESAESLVAQALITLWVRGQSGLSTDSVVHWPGVRVEIVFDEAPGAKQAAGRAIITRPGDRTDEHRWLWERSSTENPLECTIMLLGPDGQPGRGFTPAMLPWNKRQALSLEWVKATEDTQWQRQEIAAGAGLHFMQPWTESQATQNMAWAWGRLWAPLAWAHVMAGDRSPRNVREFLLAHAPGESDRRAFERRIVGEALRLLGDTPNCPKVLDILRRAADVCPGLDMWRVQNRVWCLDIRHEGQWELSQFLGFAPDVRA; from the coding sequence ATGGACAGACACCTGTGCATTCACGGCCACTTCTACCAGCCGCCGCGAGAGGACCCGTGGCTTCGCACCACACTGCCCGAGGGCAGCGCCGCGCCCGGCCTAAACTGGAACGAGCGCATCGGCCGCGAGAGCTACGCCCCGCTAGCGTGGGCGCGCGTACTCGGCGAGGCGGGACGCATCCGCGACATCGTCAACGTCTACGAATACTTGAGCTTCAACTTCGGCCCCACCCTGTTCACATGGATGGAGCGCAACGATCCCGACACCTACGCCCGCATCATCGAAGCGGACGCGCAGGCCCGCCGACGCATCGGCTTCGGCGGAGCGCTGGCCCAGATATGCCACCACGTCATCATGCCTCTGGCTAGCAACGACGACAAGAAGATTGAAACCGCATGGGCCGTGCAGGATTTCGAGGCCCGCTTCGGACGCCACCCCGACGGCTTGTGGCTTTCCGAAACCGCCGTGGACACGCCGACCCTCGAAGTCCTCGCGCAGGCGGGCATCGCCTTCACGGTCCTCGCGCCACGACAGGCCGCAGCGGTGGCCCCCCTCGGCGCGGACCAGTGGCGCGACGTGGACGAGGGTAGCCTCGACATCAGTCGCCCCTACCGCGTGGAGTTACCCTCGGGCCGCAGCATCAGCGTCTTCTTCTACCACGGCGGACTCTCGCAGGCCGTGGCCTTCGAACAACTCCTGCGCGACGGAGACGCCTTCTGGACCCGCATCCGTGGCGCGTCCATGCCCGGTCTGCTCTCCCTCGCCACCGACGGCGAAACCTACGGCCACCACTTCACCTTCGGCGAAATGGCCCTCGCCTTCATGCTCATGAAGGCCGAGGCCGACCCAGAAATCACCCTCACCAACTACTCCGCACACCTCGCCGCGCACCCGCCCATCGAACGCGTGCGCCTGCGCGAGCCGTCCTCGTGGAGCTGCGTGCACGGCGTGGAGCGCTGGCGGGCGGACTGCGGATGCCACACCGGCGGTCATCCGCGCTGGAACCAGAAATGGCGCGCCCCCCTGCGCCGGGCGCAGGACGGCCTGCGCTCGCACATCCACGCCCACTTCATGCACGCGGGGCCAGACGTCTTCACGGACGCCTTCTCCACCCTGTCCGCCTACGGCAGCGTTCGCTACGGCAAGACGGTACCGCAGGACTTCGCCGCCGAGCACTTCCGCCCCGGCCTCGACGCCACCGGACAGCGCCGTGCGTGGGACCTCCTCGAAATGGAGCAATGGTCGCTGGCCTCGCTGGCGAGTTGCGCATGGTTCTTCGACGACCTCGACCGCATCGAGCCGCTCAACGCCATGACCTACGCACTGCGCGCGCTGGAGCTTGCCCGCGCCACAGGCCTCGCCGACGATCCCGAACCGGCGTACCTGAACGAGTTGGGACAGGCCATCGCCAACGGTCCGCCGCCGCTTTCCGGTGCGGAACTCTACGCCAAGCGCGTCCTGCCGCGCATGGAAAGCGCAGAGAGCCTCGTGGCGCAGGCGCTCATCACCCTATGGGTCCGCGGGCAATCCGGCCTGTCCACGGACAGCGTCGTTCACTGGCCCGGAGTGCGCGTCGAAATCGTCTTCGACGAAGCGCCCGGCGCGAAGCAGGCCGCAGGCCGGGCCATCATCACGCGCCCCGGTGACAGGACAGACGAACACCGCTGGCTATGGGAACGGTCGAGCACCGAAAATCCGCTGGAGTGCACGATCATGCTCCTCGGCCCGGACGGCCAGCCCGGACGCGGCTTCACCCCCGCCATGCTGCCATGGAACAAGCGGCAGGCGCTGTCCCTCGAATGGGTGAAGGCCACGGAAGACACACAGTGGCAGCGGCAGGAGATTGCCGCCGGGGCGGGGCTGCACTTCATGCAGCCATGGACGGAGTCGCAGGCCACGCAGAACATGGCATGGGCATGGGGAAGACTGTGGGCACCGTTGGCGTGGGCGCACGTGATGGCCGGAGATCGCAGCCCGCGCAACGTGCGGGAGTTTCTGCTCGCTCACGCGCCGGGCGAAAGCGACCGCCGGGCCTTCGAGCGCCGCATCGTGGGCGAGGCGCTACGACTGCTCGGCGACACGCCGAACTGCCCGAAGGTGCTGGACATACTGCGCCGGGCCGCGGACGTGTGTCCGGGCCTCGACATGTGGCGGGTTCAGAACAGGGTATGGTGCCTCGACATCCGGCACGAAGGCCAGTGGGAACTCTCGCAGTTCCTCGGCTTCGCGCCGGATGTCAGGGCCTGA
- a CDS encoding EVE domain-containing protein, translating to MARRYWLLKSEPGAYSIDDLAAEPGGVGAWDGVRNYQARNILRDKMRVGDLALFYHSVTAPGVVGVAEVVREGYPDHTAQDPTAAHYDPRSTPENPVWYMVDVRLVCRFSRSLSLKFLRTVAGLENMELLRKGSRLSVQPVSPEEFSIILDLSGENVPL from the coding sequence ATGGCGCGGCGCTACTGGCTCCTAAAGAGCGAACCCGGTGCCTACTCCATCGACGACCTCGCGGCGGAGCCGGGGGGCGTCGGCGCGTGGGACGGGGTGCGCAATTATCAGGCCCGGAACATCCTGCGCGACAAGATGCGCGTGGGCGACCTCGCGCTGTTCTACCACAGCGTCACGGCCCCCGGAGTGGTCGGCGTGGCTGAGGTGGTGCGCGAGGGCTATCCGGACCACACCGCGCAGGACCCGACCGCCGCGCATTATGACCCGCGCAGCACGCCGGAGAATCCCGTGTGGTACATGGTGGACGTGCGGCTGGTGTGCAGATTTTCGCGTTCGCTGTCCCTGAAGTTCTTGCGCACCGTGGCGGGACTTGAGAACATGGAACTGTTGAGGAAGGGATCGCGGCTGTCGGTGCAGCCCGTGAGCCCCGAGGAATTTTCGATCATACTGGACTTGTCCGGCGAAAACGTCCCGCTCTGA
- the lon gene encoding endopeptidase La — MTDDILDTILLVSEGDDTAGAKTGEGADDNSVVVPEIPEELPVLPVRDIVVFNYMILPLFVGREKSVAAVDAALADKRHILILSQRDEKVDDPTGDDLYTIGTVGMIMRMLKMPDGRLKILVQGLSRARVTEFTGDTPYHTARVELIREMDVTDVTPTTEAMLRTAKDQSEKLMTLKGMSSPDILGVLNSVHEPGRMADLIASNLRLRVEDAQAILECIDPLERLELINTQLAREIEVASMQAKIQSMAKEGMDKAQRDFFLREQLKAIRRELGDMDEENEEIEDIAMALDKANPPQEVRKEADKQLKRLANMHPDSSEATVIRTYLDWIAELPWRKASKDRLDIVKAQEILDEDHYNLEKVKERILEYLSVRKLNPKMKGPILCFVGPPGVGKTSLGRSIARALGRKFLRISLGGMRDEAEIRGHRRTYIGAMPGRVIQGLKQVGTRNPVFMLDEIDKLGADFRGDPSSALLEVLDPEQNFSFSDHYLNVPFDLSKIMFICTANTLDTVPAALLDRMETIRIPGYTEHEKVRIARRYLLPRQAKDNGLELDEVQISDEVLTQTVRDYTREAGLRNIEREIGSICRKLARRKAEGDGGPYVVDAEALEKYLGPARFRDDEMEKILPPGVALGLAWTPYGGEVLHIEITPMKGKGKLTLTGKLGDVMKESAQAAMSYARSRAELFGIDPEFTEKLDIHVHVPAGATPKDGPSAGVTLVTALISALTETPVRPDICMTGEITLRGRVLPVGGIKEKILAAVANGMKQVFIPRQNERDLVDVPADLLRNITVTPVDLIDEIWPQACVKKD, encoded by the coding sequence ATGACGGACGATATACTCGATACCATCCTCCTCGTCTCCGAAGGCGACGACACCGCAGGGGCGAAGACGGGCGAAGGGGCGGACGACAACAGCGTCGTCGTCCCCGAGATTCCCGAGGAGCTTCCCGTCCTTCCGGTGCGGGACATCGTGGTTTTCAACTACATGATCCTGCCCCTGTTCGTCGGACGCGAGAAGTCCGTGGCCGCCGTGGACGCCGCCTTGGCCGACAAGCGCCACATTCTCATTCTTTCCCAGCGCGACGAAAAGGTCGACGACCCCACCGGCGACGACCTCTACACCATCGGCACCGTCGGCATGATCATGCGCATGCTCAAAATGCCCGACGGCCGCCTGAAGATTCTCGTGCAGGGCCTTTCGCGCGCCCGCGTCACCGAATTCACCGGCGACACGCCCTACCACACCGCACGTGTGGAACTGATCCGCGAGATGGACGTCACCGACGTGACGCCCACCACCGAGGCCATGCTGCGCACCGCCAAGGACCAGAGCGAAAAGCTCATGACCCTCAAGGGCATGTCCTCGCCGGACATCCTCGGCGTGCTGAACAGCGTGCACGAGCCGGGCCGCATGGCCGACCTCATCGCCTCCAACCTGCGTCTTCGCGTCGAGGACGCGCAGGCCATCCTCGAATGCATCGACCCGCTGGAGCGGCTGGAGCTGATCAACACCCAGCTCGCCCGCGAGATCGAGGTTGCCTCCATGCAGGCCAAGATCCAGTCCATGGCCAAGGAAGGGATGGACAAGGCCCAGCGCGACTTCTTCCTGCGCGAACAGCTCAAGGCCATCCGCCGCGAGCTTGGCGACATGGACGAGGAAAACGAGGAGATCGAGGACATCGCCATGGCCCTCGACAAGGCCAACCCGCCGCAGGAGGTCCGCAAGGAGGCCGACAAGCAGCTCAAGCGGCTGGCCAACATGCATCCGGACTCCTCCGAGGCCACGGTTATCCGCACCTACCTCGACTGGATCGCAGAACTGCCGTGGCGCAAGGCCTCCAAGGATCGGCTGGACATCGTCAAGGCGCAGGAAATCCTCGACGAGGACCACTACAACCTCGAAAAGGTCAAGGAGCGCATCCTCGAATACCTTTCCGTGCGCAAGCTGAACCCGAAGATGAAGGGACCGATCCTGTGCTTCGTGGGCCCTCCCGGCGTGGGCAAGACCTCGCTCGGCCGCTCCATCGCACGGGCGCTCGGCCGCAAGTTCCTGCGCATCTCCCTTGGCGGCATGCGTGACGAGGCCGAAATTCGCGGACACCGCCGCACCTACATCGGTGCCATGCCCGGCCGCGTCATTCAGGGCCTCAAGCAGGTCGGCACGCGCAACCCCGTGTTCATGCTCGACGAAATTGACAAGCTCGGCGCGGACTTCCGCGGCGACCCGTCGTCCGCCCTGCTGGAGGTGCTGGACCCCGAACAGAACTTCTCGTTCTCGGACCACTACCTCAACGTGCCCTTCGACCTGTCGAAGATCATGTTCATCTGCACGGCCAATACGCTGGACACCGTGCCCGCCGCGCTGCTCGACCGCATGGAGACCATCCGCATCCCCGGCTACACCGAGCACGAGAAGGTCCGCATCGCCCGGCGCTACCTGCTGCCCCGGCAGGCCAAGGACAACGGTCTCGAACTCGACGAGGTGCAGATTTCCGACGAGGTGCTGACCCAGACCGTGCGCGACTACACGCGCGAGGCAGGTCTGCGCAACATCGAGCGCGAAATCGGCTCCATCTGCCGCAAGCTCGCCCGGCGCAAGGCCGAGGGTGACGGCGGTCCCTACGTGGTGGACGCCGAGGCCCTCGAAAAGTACCTCGGCCCGGCCCGCTTCCGCGACGACGAGATGGAGAAGATCCTGCCTCCCGGCGTTGCGCTTGGCCTCGCATGGACGCCCTACGGCGGCGAGGTGCTGCACATCGAGATCACGCCCATGAAGGGCAAGGGCAAGCTGACCCTCACCGGAAAGCTCGGCGACGTGATGAAGGAATCCGCGCAGGCGGCAATGTCCTACGCACGCAGCCGCGCCGAACTCTTCGGCATCGACCCCGAGTTCACCGAAAAGCTGGACATCCACGTCCACGTCCCGGCCGGTGCCACCCCCAAGGACGGCCCCTCGGCGGGCGTCACGCTGGTCACGGCGCTCATCTCCGCCCTCACGGAAACCCCCGTGCGCCCGGACATCTGCATGACCGGCGAGATCACCCTGCGCGGCCGCGTGCTCCCCGTGGGCGGCATCAAGGAAAAGATCCTCGCCGCCGTGGCCAACGGCATGAAGCAGGTCTTCATCCCCCGCCAGAACGAGCGCGATCTGGTGGACGTCCCGGCGGACCTCCTGCGCAACATCACGGTCACGCCCGTGGACCTCATCGACGAAATCTGGCCGCAGGCCTGCGTGAAGAAGGACTAG
- the radC gene encoding RadC family protein, producing the protein MSDNRHYLGHRKRLREQLATNPAQLADYEILELLLGHVLVRVDTKPLAKELLTRFGSLYGVFAARPAELRAVPGFGPQLENFWRLWRETWARMGESRVKEREVLCTPAAVAEMALARLGPAVKEEFWIALLDTRNRLLAWERLSSGTVDQAPVYVREVLSMALERAASAIILIHNHPGGNLKPSVQDEEITARICRAAHDLGMRVLDHLVVADGRYFSFQSQGML; encoded by the coding sequence ATGAGCGATAACAGGCATTATCTGGGCCACCGCAAACGCCTGCGGGAACAGTTGGCCACCAATCCCGCCCAGTTGGCCGACTACGAGATTCTGGAGTTGTTGCTCGGCCACGTCCTCGTGCGCGTGGACACCAAGCCGCTGGCCAAGGAGCTTCTGACGCGCTTCGGCTCCCTGTACGGAGTTTTCGCCGCGCGGCCTGCGGAGCTTCGCGCCGTGCCGGGCTTCGGCCCGCAGCTTGAGAACTTTTGGCGGTTGTGGCGGGAGACATGGGCGCGCATGGGCGAATCGCGCGTGAAAGAGCGCGAGGTGCTGTGCACCCCGGCCGCCGTGGCCGAAATGGCCCTTGCCCGCCTCGGCCCTGCGGTGAAGGAAGAATTCTGGATCGCGCTGCTCGACACGCGCAACCGCCTGCTGGCCTGGGAGCGGCTCTCCAGCGGCACAGTGGATCAGGCTCCGGTCTACGTGCGCGAGGTGCTGTCCATGGCGCTCGAACGCGCGGCCAGCGCGATCATCCTCATCCACAACCACCCCGGCGGAAACCTGAAGCCGTCGGTGCAGGATGAGGAGATAACGGCCCGCATATGCCGGGCGGCGCATGATCTGGGCATGCGCGTCCTCGACCATCTCGTGGTCGCGGACGGACGATATTTCAGCTTTCAGTCTCAGGGGATGCTCTAG